In Brevibacillus brevis, a genomic segment contains:
- a CDS encoding D-alanine--D-alanine ligase, with the protein MRNGKIRLGIIYGGKSSEHEVSLRTALSIMKAVDAEKYEVTPIYVQLDGSWVKGDAISGQLPERIDALRLAAPGSDETRDMQATGQQIVPSSRPASLFSIGQQVDVIFPVVHGPNGEDGTIQGLLELANLPYVGAGVMASAVGMDKWMMKTVFGQSGLPQVKYVGLLRSDWEKNREDSMNRIEKELGYPCFVKPANMGSSVGVSKAKNREELAHALDVAAKFDRRLIVEQFVAARELEIGVLGNEELITSVVGEVIAAKEFYDYEAKYKGAGTELSIPAIIPEHVAEQIAEIAKKAFQALDGSGLSRVDFFWDEKNDKLYINEVNTMPGFTPFSMYPMLFQEAGISYGELIDRLVQLGIERHADKQRNIVAAEELE; encoded by the coding sequence ATGAGAAACGGGAAAATTCGTCTGGGCATTATTTACGGAGGGAAATCTTCGGAGCATGAGGTGTCGTTGCGCACCGCCTTGTCTATCATGAAGGCAGTAGACGCGGAAAAATACGAAGTGACCCCCATTTACGTGCAGCTCGACGGCTCATGGGTGAAAGGGGATGCCATCTCCGGACAATTGCCGGAGCGGATCGATGCCCTGCGGCTGGCTGCGCCAGGCTCGGACGAAACCAGAGACATGCAAGCGACAGGACAGCAAATAGTTCCTTCCTCCAGGCCTGCTTCCCTGTTTTCAATCGGTCAGCAGGTCGATGTGATTTTTCCGGTCGTCCACGGTCCAAACGGAGAAGACGGGACGATCCAGGGGCTTCTGGAGCTGGCGAATTTGCCGTACGTCGGAGCGGGCGTCATGGCCTCCGCTGTCGGCATGGACAAGTGGATGATGAAAACGGTCTTCGGGCAATCGGGCTTGCCGCAAGTGAAATACGTGGGCTTGCTGCGCTCCGATTGGGAGAAGAACCGAGAGGATAGCATGAATCGGATCGAGAAGGAGCTCGGCTACCCATGTTTCGTAAAGCCGGCCAATATGGGCTCCAGCGTAGGAGTCAGCAAAGCCAAGAATCGGGAAGAGCTGGCTCATGCTCTCGACGTTGCCGCCAAATTTGACCGCAGGCTGATCGTGGAACAGTTTGTGGCTGCGCGCGAGCTGGAGATTGGCGTGCTGGGGAACGAAGAGCTGATCACTTCGGTGGTCGGTGAAGTGATCGCAGCGAAGGAATTTTACGATTACGAAGCCAAGTACAAAGGAGCGGGGACGGAATTGTCCATTCCTGCCATCATTCCGGAGCACGTGGCGGAGCAAATTGCCGAGATCGCCAAAAAAGCGTTTCAGGCGCTGGACGGATCCGGCCTCTCCCGCGTCGACTTCTTCTGGGACGAAAAGAACGACAAGCTGTACATTAACGAAGTCAATACCATGCCGGGCTTCACCCCGTTCAGCATGTATCCGATGCTGTTTCAGGAGGCTGGTATCAGCTATGGCGAGCTGATCGACAGGCTGGTCCAGCTGGGCATCGAGCGGCATGCTGACAAGCAGCGCAACATCGTGGCGGCGGAAGAGCTGGAATAG
- a CDS encoding class I SAM-dependent rRNA methyltransferase: MAKVLLNQHRKKRLETGHPWVFQSEVLEIQGDVQPGEIVEVANHKGHFLAKGYINPASQMIVRLLSYDPKEEIDYAFFLRKIREAAEFRTRFVDNPRACRVIYGEADFLPGLIVDRYESILVVQVLSLGMEQRLDWIRDALVEVFQPEGIYLRNDVPVRKLEGLDQGKGVLYGECPREVLIEENGLKYYVDIVEGQKTGFFYDQRENRASIAPLMKGWGEKHGISLQHVEVEGEQKLLPVDKRGKVIKNPFWDGAEVLECFTHTGSFTLNACKHGAKKVTALDISEHAIETAKRNITLNGFLHRVDFVVANAFDYLRENVEAGKSWDVVILDPPAFAKSRAAVKGAIRGYKDINLNGMKLVRPGGFLVTASCSYHMSPELFLDTIQEAAIDAKKILRLIEWRGAGKDHPQISGADEAHYLKFAIFEVRDRK; the protein is encoded by the coding sequence GTGGCGAAAGTATTGTTGAATCAGCATCGAAAAAAACGGCTGGAAACCGGTCATCCGTGGGTCTTTCAGTCTGAAGTATTGGAGATTCAGGGAGATGTCCAGCCGGGAGAAATCGTAGAAGTCGCCAATCATAAAGGACATTTTTTGGCGAAGGGGTACATCAATCCGGCTTCCCAGATGATCGTGCGACTTTTGAGCTACGATCCAAAAGAAGAGATCGACTATGCCTTTTTCCTTCGAAAAATCCGGGAGGCGGCGGAGTTTCGGACGAGATTTGTGGACAACCCCCGTGCGTGCCGGGTCATTTACGGCGAGGCAGATTTCTTGCCAGGGCTGATCGTAGATCGATACGAGAGCATTCTGGTGGTGCAGGTGCTTTCCCTGGGGATGGAACAGCGGCTGGACTGGATTCGCGATGCGCTGGTGGAGGTATTTCAGCCCGAGGGCATTTATTTGCGCAACGACGTGCCGGTTCGCAAGCTGGAGGGATTGGACCAGGGGAAAGGCGTCTTGTACGGCGAGTGCCCGCGTGAAGTCTTGATTGAGGAAAACGGACTCAAGTACTACGTGGACATCGTGGAAGGACAAAAGACCGGATTTTTCTACGATCAGCGGGAAAATCGCGCGTCGATCGCTCCGCTGATGAAAGGCTGGGGCGAAAAGCACGGAATCTCGCTTCAGCATGTCGAGGTGGAAGGCGAGCAAAAGCTGCTGCCTGTCGACAAGCGCGGGAAGGTGATCAAGAACCCGTTCTGGGATGGCGCAGAGGTGCTGGAATGCTTTACCCATACAGGCTCTTTCACGCTGAATGCCTGCAAGCACGGGGCGAAAAAAGTGACGGCGCTCGATATATCCGAGCACGCAATCGAAACGGCGAAGCGCAACATCACGCTCAACGGATTCTTGCACCGCGTCGATTTCGTGGTAGCCAACGCCTTCGACTACTTGCGCGAAAACGTCGAGGCGGGAAAAAGCTGGGATGTCGTCATCCTGGATCCGCCTGCGTTTGCCAAATCACGCGCAGCCGTGAAGGGGGCGATCCGCGGATACAAGGATATCAATCTGAACGGGATGAAGCTGGTTCGCCCCGGCGGATTTCTGGTGACGGCTTCCTGCTCGTACCATATGTCTCCCGAGCTGTTCCTCGACACCATCCAAGAGGCGGCGATTGATGCCAAAAAAATTCTTCGCCTCATCGAGTGGCGCGGAGCAGGGAAAGACCACCCGCAAATCAGTGGAGCGGACGAAGCGCATTATTTGAAATTCGCGATCTTTGAAGTGCGGGATCGGAAGTAA
- a CDS encoding Na/Pi symporter gives MIVSILAPFTFGLSFFLCGLYAMRAGFQNLAGKKMEQWMARFTRTPLHSFWMGLLSTFVLQSSSAVTVLTIGLTNAGIIRFTQTVGIILGTNLGTTVTTELIALKLESFAVPMLLVGVALWLMPRRNIRCTGLVVAGFGLIFLGIDTLKLMAAPLEQSETFRSLFLESSHSIGIGLLTGIVFTGLIHSGSATTVITMGLLSHHILSMETALAIVLGANIGTCFTAVIASIGTNTASKQVAWCHTLFNVAGALAFLPFLPQLALVSAFLTESPSMQIAHSQTIFNLVCSLVALPFTRQIAGFIQWLIPDKRTRS, from the coding sequence GTGATCGTATCCATCCTTGCCCCGTTCACGTTTGGGCTCAGTTTTTTTCTGTGCGGGTTGTATGCCATGCGGGCCGGCTTTCAAAATCTCGCCGGTAAAAAAATGGAGCAGTGGATGGCACGTTTTACCCGTACGCCGCTCCACAGCTTTTGGATGGGGCTTTTATCCACGTTTGTCCTGCAAAGCTCCAGTGCCGTAACCGTCCTGACAATCGGGCTGACAAATGCAGGTATCATCCGATTCACCCAAACAGTGGGCATCATCCTCGGCACGAACCTGGGCACCACGGTCACGACGGAGCTCATCGCTCTCAAGCTGGAATCGTTCGCCGTACCCATGCTGCTCGTCGGTGTTGCGCTCTGGCTCATGCCGAGGCGGAATATTCGCTGCACAGGCCTCGTCGTTGCTGGATTCGGACTGATCTTTCTCGGGATCGACACCTTGAAGCTGATGGCGGCCCCCCTCGAACAATCCGAGACGTTCCGCTCCCTGTTTTTGGAAAGCAGTCATTCCATCGGTATCGGCCTTTTGACCGGGATCGTATTTACCGGATTGATCCATAGCGGATCCGCGACTACGGTCATCACCATGGGACTTTTAAGCCATCACATCCTGTCCATGGAGACCGCGCTCGCCATCGTGCTCGGCGCCAATATCGGCACTTGCTTTACAGCCGTTATCGCCAGCATCGGCACCAATACCGCCTCCAAGCAGGTAGCCTGGTGCCATACGCTGTTCAACGTCGCCGGCGCGCTTGCCTTTTTGCCCTTCCTACCACAGCTTGCCCTGGTCAGCGCATTTTTAACGGAAAGCCCTTCCATGCAAATCGCCCATTCCCAGACGATCTTCAATTTGGTCTGTTCCTTGGTCGCTTTGCCTTTTACCCGCCAAATCGCCGGCTTCATCCAATGGCTGATCCCGGACAAGCGCACTCGTTCCTAA
- a CDS encoding LrgB family protein, translating to MLSQLLAIVVTLIGYKAATAISARFPRVQPLVASVVLVGLAWWLCSGDWAAFSAGGQWISFWLGPATVALAVPLAKQIREFAHIWKGILLGVCMGCAVAILTVYLIHWCLSSDEMLLKSMLSKSVTTPIALELARSVGGVPALTAFFTALTGMVGVLIARPVLKWGNIREDWAIGIAVGTSAHAIGTASLNRISPVQTAASSVAMIVAGVVTSIYLIPFSL from the coding sequence ATGCTTAGCCAGCTTTTGGCCATCGTTGTGACGCTCATAGGGTACAAAGCAGCGACAGCGATCTCTGCCCGCTTTCCGCGCGTTCAGCCGCTCGTTGCGTCGGTGGTCCTCGTAGGACTGGCCTGGTGGCTGTGCAGCGGCGACTGGGCGGCGTTTTCCGCGGGAGGCCAGTGGATTTCGTTTTGGCTCGGACCGGCTACCGTGGCTCTCGCGGTTCCTTTGGCGAAGCAAATCCGTGAGTTCGCGCACATCTGGAAAGGAATCCTTCTCGGAGTCTGCATGGGCTGTGCAGTTGCGATTTTGACTGTCTACCTTATTCACTGGTGTCTTTCTTCCGACGAAATGCTGTTGAAAAGCATGCTGAGCAAATCGGTGACGACTCCGATTGCCCTGGAGCTTGCCCGATCCGTTGGCGGTGTGCCTGCGTTGACCGCCTTTTTTACGGCATTGACGGGCATGGTCGGCGTCCTGATCGCCCGACCGGTCCTGAAGTGGGGGAATATACGCGAGGACTGGGCCATCGGGATTGCCGTCGGGACGAGTGCGCATGCGATCGGAACGGCGAGTCTGAACCGGATATCTCCCGTCCAGACCGCCGCTTCCAGTGTCGCGATGATTGTAGCCGGAGTCGTGACCTCGATCTACCTCATCCCGTTTTCTTTGTAG
- a CDS encoding sigma-70 family RNA polymerase sigma factor, with amino-acid sequence MNQQMFESMGRFRQKVIRLVIVEKKSIYETAIACGCTAEKVKRVLKKWKALSRNQAVSLPPEE; translated from the coding sequence ATGAACCAGCAAATGTTTGAAAGTATGGGTCGTTTCCGACAAAAAGTGATCCGGCTTGTCATCGTCGAAAAGAAATCCATCTATGAGACCGCGATCGCTTGTGGATGCACTGCGGAAAAAGTGAAGCGAGTCCTGAAGAAATGGAAGGCGCTTTCGCGAAATCAAGCCGTATCCCTACCTCCTGAAGAATAA
- a CDS encoding nodulation protein NfeD, which produces MIAARPTIRRWRVLFSLLSLLAGLMMLISGQTATAASYQKAFWIPVDNTIERGLESFLKRAFLEAEQQQADLVILDINTPGGEVNAAGEIGQLIRQAPMHVVAYIDNQAFSAGTYIALNANEIAMTPGSSMGAATPIDMAGNAADIKIISAWSKQMQSAAQLNHRNVDVARAMVEIDTEFPGLKPKGTVLSLDAHTAKNLGYADRLVSGQDELLKQLGVNPDSVQHIDPTAGEVVARWVTSPVVMSLLLVIGLVGIVVELFAPGFGVAGTISLVAFGLYFFGHFVAGFATWLHIALFIIGILLMIMEIFLPGGIVGAIGFISIVTGLVMAAYDTKQGIASLGIAAVITVIVTILLVKRFGGNGLFKKFILGDVQRNEEGYVAPKDQRDLLEKTGVALTPLRPAGMVKVEGKRVDAVSIGGFIPAGTPVVVVQVEGTRVVVQEQELKE; this is translated from the coding sequence ATGATTGCAGCACGACCAACGATACGGCGCTGGCGGGTACTGTTCTCGCTGCTTAGCCTGCTGGCAGGACTCATGATGCTCATCTCCGGACAGACGGCGACAGCCGCGTCCTACCAGAAAGCGTTTTGGATTCCTGTCGACAATACCATCGAGCGGGGGCTGGAAAGCTTTTTGAAACGGGCTTTTCTGGAAGCGGAGCAGCAGCAGGCCGATCTCGTCATCCTGGACATCAACACACCGGGAGGAGAAGTGAACGCTGCGGGAGAAATCGGGCAGCTCATCCGGCAAGCTCCCATGCACGTGGTCGCTTATATAGACAACCAAGCCTTTTCAGCAGGGACATACATCGCCTTGAATGCCAATGAAATCGCGATGACCCCAGGGAGCAGCATGGGGGCGGCAACCCCGATCGACATGGCGGGCAACGCCGCCGACATCAAAATTATTTCTGCGTGGTCGAAGCAGATGCAAAGTGCGGCCCAATTGAATCATCGCAATGTGGATGTGGCCAGGGCCATGGTCGAGATCGATACCGAGTTTCCCGGGCTGAAGCCAAAAGGGACCGTGCTCTCACTGGACGCGCATACGGCCAAAAACCTAGGGTATGCGGACCGGCTGGTCTCCGGCCAGGACGAACTGTTGAAGCAGCTCGGCGTGAATCCGGACTCGGTCCAGCATATCGACCCGACGGCGGGAGAGGTGGTCGCCAGATGGGTAACCAGTCCGGTTGTCATGAGCCTGCTGCTGGTGATCGGTCTGGTCGGAATCGTCGTCGAGCTGTTCGCTCCCGGCTTCGGGGTCGCAGGCACGATTTCACTGGTGGCGTTTGGATTGTATTTCTTCGGTCATTTTGTGGCAGGGTTCGCTACCTGGCTGCACATCGCGCTGTTTATCATCGGGATTCTTCTGATGATCATGGAAATCTTTCTTCCAGGCGGTATCGTGGGGGCGATTGGCTTCATCAGCATCGTCACCGGATTGGTCATGGCGGCCTATGACACGAAGCAAGGTATCGCTTCGCTAGGTATTGCCGCGGTCATCACGGTAATTGTCACGATTCTGCTTGTGAAACGATTTGGGGGGAATGGATTGTTCAAGAAATTCATTCTGGGCGACGTGCAGCGAAACGAAGAAGGGTACGTCGCACCGAAAGACCAGCGTGATTTGCTGGAGAAAACAGGTGTGGCTCTGACGCCGCTGCGCCCTGCCGGCATGGTGAAGGTAGAAGGCAAGCGAGTAGACGCGGTGAGCATCGGCGGATTCATTCCGGCTGGAACCCCCGTAGTCGTGGTTCAGGTGGAAGGCACCCGCGTCGTCGTGCAGGAACAAGAACTTAAGGAGTGA
- the yqfC gene encoding sporulation protein YqfC yields MKRWSRRLRQLAGGVLELPQDVVLEVPRITMIGHLQMYIENHRGVLHFSEKELRLLLTNGQMIVTGEQLVIRAILPEEVLLEGRIGGVKFLETGPKGS; encoded by the coding sequence ATGAAGCGTTGGAGCCGCCGTCTGCGCCAACTGGCGGGAGGGGTACTGGAGCTGCCGCAAGACGTCGTTCTAGAAGTCCCGCGCATCACGATGATCGGTCATTTGCAAATGTACATAGAAAACCACCGCGGAGTTCTGCACTTTAGTGAAAAAGAGCTCCGTTTGCTGTTGACGAATGGCCAGATGATCGTAACAGGCGAACAACTCGTCATCCGGGCGATCCTGCCAGAGGAAGTCTTGCTGGAAGGTAGGATCGGAGGCGTAAAATTTTTGGAAACCGGGCCAAAGGGCTCGTAA
- the floA gene encoding flotillin-like protein FloA (flotillin-like protein involved in membrane lipid rafts), with protein sequence MLESGLIPLIFLVAVAIVVLSIFFSFVPVMLWISALASGVRIGIITLVAMRLRRVIPSRIVNPLIKARKAGLELDTNQLESHYLAGGNVDRVVDALVAAQRADIPLGFERAAAIDLAGRDVLEAVQMSVNPKVIETPIVAAMAKDGIELRTKAKVTVRANIDRLVGGAGEETIIARVGEGIVSTIGSSDSHKDVLENPDLISKTVLNKGLDAGTAFEILSIDIADVDVGKNIGAQLQTDQAEADKRIAQAKAEERRAMAVAQEQEMKARVQEMKAKVVEAEAQVPLALAEALNNGKLGVMDYYNMQNIAADTQMRQSFGTGGDKPKNTPPDGQE encoded by the coding sequence ATGTTGGAAAGCGGATTGATTCCTCTCATTTTTTTGGTGGCGGTAGCCATCGTCGTTCTCTCGATCTTTTTCTCGTTCGTTCCAGTCATGCTGTGGATTTCCGCGCTGGCTTCGGGCGTGCGCATCGGGATCATTACACTCGTCGCGATGCGGCTTCGCCGGGTAATCCCGTCGCGGATCGTGAATCCATTGATCAAAGCGCGCAAAGCGGGCCTGGAGCTCGATACCAATCAGTTGGAGAGCCACTACCTGGCAGGCGGTAACGTCGACCGTGTCGTGGACGCGCTTGTCGCAGCGCAGCGTGCAGATATTCCTCTGGGCTTTGAACGCGCGGCCGCCATTGACCTCGCGGGTCGAGACGTGCTGGAAGCCGTGCAGATGAGCGTCAACCCGAAAGTGATCGAGACGCCGATCGTAGCGGCAATGGCCAAGGACGGGATTGAACTGCGCACGAAAGCGAAGGTCACCGTGCGCGCGAATATCGACCGGCTGGTCGGGGGTGCGGGAGAAGAGACGATCATCGCCCGTGTCGGCGAAGGGATCGTCTCGACGATCGGTTCTTCCGACAGCCACAAGGATGTTCTGGAAAATCCAGATCTCATCTCCAAGACCGTGTTGAACAAAGGGTTGGATGCGGGAACCGCCTTTGAAATCTTGTCCATCGACATCGCGGACGTCGATGTCGGGAAAAACATCGGGGCCCAGTTGCAGACCGATCAGGCGGAAGCGGACAAACGCATTGCCCAGGCAAAAGCGGAAGAACGCCGCGCGATGGCAGTAGCCCAGGAGCAGGAAATGAAGGCGCGCGTACAAGAGATGAAGGCGAAGGTCGTGGAAGCAGAGGCGCAGGTTCCCCTCGCGCTTGCCGAAGCCCTGAACAACGGAAAGCTCGGCGTGATGGATTACTACAACATGCAGAACATCGCGGCCGATACGCAAATGCGCCAATCATTCGGAACCGGCGGAGACAAGCCGAAGAATACGCCGCCTGACGGACAGGAATAA
- the rpsU gene encoding 30S ribosomal protein S21 yields the protein MAEIRVKKNESLDSALRRFKRESAKSGVMAELRKRRHFEKPSIKRKKKSEAARKRKY from the coding sequence ATGGCAGAAATTCGAGTCAAGAAAAACGAGTCTTTGGATAGCGCACTTCGCCGCTTCAAGCGTGAGAGCGCAAAATCCGGGGTGATGGCGGAACTGCGTAAACGTCGCCACTTTGAGAAGCCAAGCATTAAGCGCAAGAAGAAATCCGAAGCAGCTCGCAAGCGTAAGTACTAA
- a CDS encoding GatB/YqeY domain-containing protein, whose protein sequence is MSVMERLDQDMKQAMKDKAALKLSVIRMVKAALKNEEINKGRPLSDDEVLTILTRELKQRRESLHEFEKAGRVDLASKAREEIDVLAAYLPAQLSEDEIREIVREAIAATNASSKKEMGKVMGAIMPKVKGRADGNLVQKIVSEELPS, encoded by the coding sequence ATGAGTGTAATGGAGCGACTCGATCAAGATATGAAACAAGCAATGAAGGACAAAGCTGCTCTAAAACTCTCTGTTATTCGCATGGTGAAAGCCGCTTTGAAGAATGAAGAGATTAACAAAGGCAGACCTTTGTCTGACGACGAAGTGCTGACCATCTTGACTCGTGAGTTAAAACAACGCCGTGAATCCCTCCACGAATTTGAAAAGGCAGGCCGAGTGGACCTCGCCTCGAAAGCGCGCGAAGAGATTGACGTGCTCGCCGCTTACTTACCCGCTCAGCTAAGCGAAGATGAAATTCGCGAGATCGTTCGGGAAGCGATCGCCGCTACCAATGCCTCCTCGAAAAAAGAGATGGGCAAAGTGATGGGCGCGATCATGCCGAAAGTGAAGGGCAGAGCAGACGGAAACCTCGTGCAAAAGATTGTATCTGAGGAACTACCATCGTAG
- a CDS encoding histidine triad nucleotide-binding protein: MEKSIFTRIMEGEIPARIEYEDDQVIAIHDIAPKAPVHLLIIPRKPIPTLMDATEEDLPLIGHIHAVAQKLAKKLELKGFRLINNCGKEGGQEVFHIHYHFLAGFQEKSE, encoded by the coding sequence ATGGAAAAAAGCATATTTACGAGAATCATGGAGGGCGAAATTCCTGCCCGCATCGAATACGAAGACGATCAGGTGATCGCCATTCACGACATCGCGCCAAAAGCGCCGGTGCATCTGCTGATCATTCCAAGAAAGCCTATCCCTACGCTGATGGATGCGACGGAAGAGGATTTGCCGCTGATCGGCCACATTCACGCCGTGGCACAGAAACTCGCCAAAAAACTGGAGCTGAAGGGCTTTCGTCTGATCAACAACTGCGGCAAGGAAGGCGGACAGGAAGTTTTCCACATTCACTATCATTTTCTCGCAGGCTTTCAGGAAAAAAGTGAATAA
- the murF gene encoding UDP-N-acetylmuramoyl-tripeptide--D-alanyl-D-alanine ligase, giving the protein MKPIALQHAAIKAEGLVRAGDPGLAISSVHFDTRQLTEGSLFVALTGGARDGHDFLLQAAENGAVAAVISDENKVPQGLPNGFGLILVNDTLRAFQKLAAAYRKESSIPYIAVTGSIGKTTVKDIIAHVLESQMPLYKTYKNLNNHLGVPYSLLQVGEEHQAAVLELGMNHAGEIDLLASLVKPKISVITYIGESHIEFFGSREKIALAKAELLPHTAPDGLVLLNGDSAYLRMIAHLYSGEILYYSVEGPADVWAEKIRSDERGTYFDVCFASGNRFSAFVPLFGKHSVLNALPAAAIGKQLGMTNEQIADALATVKLSAMRFEQVQSAHGALYISDAYNASPASMQAAIETFADLFPARQKVLVLGDMYELGSDSDQMHEQVGAFASARKDRFSLLVTVGEHSRHISDAYEGKKLHFATKEEAVAALLPLRDAHHAFLFKASRGMELWTIISDLERQP; this is encoded by the coding sequence ATGAAACCAATCGCATTGCAACATGCGGCCATCAAAGCGGAAGGGCTGGTGCGGGCGGGCGATCCCGGTCTTGCCATTTCGTCGGTTCACTTTGACACGCGTCAGCTGACGGAAGGGTCGCTGTTTGTCGCGTTGACCGGCGGCGCCCGGGACGGCCATGACTTCCTGCTGCAAGCGGCGGAAAACGGAGCCGTCGCAGCTGTTATTTCCGACGAGAACAAAGTCCCGCAAGGCTTGCCCAACGGTTTCGGACTGATCCTCGTCAACGATACGCTGCGAGCATTTCAAAAGCTGGCTGCCGCCTACCGGAAGGAGTCTTCCATTCCGTATATCGCGGTCACCGGGAGCATCGGCAAGACGACTGTGAAGGATATCATCGCACACGTGCTGGAAAGCCAGATGCCCCTTTATAAAACGTACAAAAACCTGAACAACCACCTGGGCGTGCCTTACTCGCTGCTGCAAGTCGGGGAAGAGCACCAGGCGGCGGTATTGGAGCTCGGCATGAACCACGCAGGCGAAATCGATCTGCTCGCTTCGCTCGTGAAGCCCAAGATCAGCGTCATTACGTACATAGGAGAATCGCACATAGAGTTTTTCGGCTCGCGGGAAAAGATCGCCCTCGCCAAAGCCGAGCTGCTCCCTCATACAGCACCGGACGGACTAGTGCTTCTGAACGGCGACTCCGCGTATTTGCGCATGATCGCCCATCTGTATTCCGGCGAGATCCTGTATTACTCCGTGGAAGGTCCTGCCGATGTCTGGGCGGAAAAGATCCGCTCGGACGAACGGGGAACCTATTTTGACGTCTGCTTTGCATCCGGGAATCGCTTTTCTGCGTTTGTGCCCCTCTTTGGCAAGCACAGTGTACTTAATGCCCTCCCCGCCGCTGCCATCGGCAAACAGCTGGGGATGACGAACGAGCAAATCGCTGACGCACTCGCGACCGTGAAGCTATCGGCCATGCGGTTTGAACAAGTACAGTCTGCTCACGGTGCCCTGTACATCAGCGACGCGTACAATGCCAGCCCGGCTTCCATGCAAGCGGCGATCGAGACGTTTGCGGATCTGTTCCCGGCCAGGCAGAAAGTACTGGTGCTGGGAGACATGTACGAGCTTGGGTCAGACAGCGACCAGATGCACGAGCAGGTCGGAGCGTTCGCGAGTGCCAGGAAGGATCGTTTCTCCTTGCTGGTGACAGTCGGGGAGCATTCCCGGCACATCAGCGATGCGTACGAGGGCAAGAAACTGCACTTCGCGACCAAAGAAGAAGCCGTGGCCGCCCTCCTGCCGCTGCGCGACGCCCATCACGCTTTCTTGTTCAAAGCTTCGCGCGGCATGGAGCTGTGGACGATCATCTCCGACCTGGAGCGCCAGCCGTAA
- the yqfD gene encoding sporulation protein YqfD, with the protein MRNGLKEWIDGHVTITVRGKRFERLLNMAVRDGIRIWNIRRVGEELTRCDIVIRDYFRLRPLLRETGCRAHVDSRGGLPFWLIRLRRRLGLAIGAVLFFLGLYMLSSFVWTVEVSGTRHMDPQKVLKAAEQIGIKEGAWKVKLKEPLTMQKELMSLLPEATWVGVDIQGTRVLLQVVEKDAPVKPQPTSPRHLVAKKRAVITKILPEVGKSQVTVNQLVEKGQVLISGIIGNETRQQAVSARGTVKGEVWYVSEVSVPLTQTMYRLTGEQQERQYLLLGSYAVQVWPLNKLTFGHAEETESRFVPSFSGYTSPVGWKTIHAMETEPVQKKITVQEATETAKRFAREDILRKAGKDAVIADEKVLHVTSENGKVYLSIHFSVIEDIAVEQPLTWVPQTPAETGKP; encoded by the coding sequence ATGCGAAACGGGCTGAAAGAGTGGATCGACGGTCACGTCACCATAACGGTGCGGGGGAAGCGATTCGAGCGTTTGTTGAATATGGCCGTTCGGGACGGGATTCGCATCTGGAATATTCGTCGGGTAGGGGAAGAGCTGACTCGTTGCGATATCGTGATTCGGGATTACTTCCGGCTGCGCCCGCTGCTGCGGGAGACAGGCTGTCGCGCCCATGTCGACAGCCGGGGAGGCTTGCCGTTTTGGCTGATCCGACTGCGCAGGCGCTTGGGACTGGCTATCGGAGCCGTTCTTTTTTTCCTCGGATTGTACATGCTCTCTTCGTTTGTCTGGACTGTGGAAGTGAGCGGCACCCGTCACATGGACCCGCAGAAGGTGCTTAAGGCCGCGGAGCAGATCGGGATTAAAGAAGGGGCATGGAAGGTCAAACTAAAAGAACCATTGACCATGCAGAAAGAGCTCATGAGCTTGCTGCCGGAAGCCACCTGGGTGGGAGTGGATATCCAGGGGACGAGAGTGCTGCTGCAGGTCGTGGAAAAGGATGCTCCTGTGAAGCCGCAGCCGACAAGTCCGCGGCATTTGGTAGCGAAAAAGCGCGCGGTGATCACTAAAATTTTGCCCGAAGTAGGGAAAAGCCAGGTAACCGTAAACCAGCTGGTAGAAAAAGGGCAAGTGCTGATCTCGGGAATCATTGGCAACGAGACGCGCCAGCAAGCCGTATCGGCCCGGGGGACGGTGAAGGGAGAAGTGTGGTACGTGAGCGAGGTTTCCGTCCCGCTCACGCAGACGATGTACCGCTTGACAGGTGAGCAGCAGGAGCGGCAATACCTGCTGCTTGGCTCCTACGCCGTGCAAGTGTGGCCGCTGAACAAGCTGACCTTTGGCCACGCGGAAGAGACGGAATCCCGATTCGTCCCGTCGTTCTCAGGGTACACCTCTCCTGTCGGGTGGAAGACGATCCACGCGATGGAGACGGAGCCGGTGCAGAAGAAAATTACGGTTCAGGAGGCGACGGAGACAGCCAAACGCTTTGCCAGGGAAGACATCCTGAGAAAGGCGGGCAAGGACGCCGTGATCGCGGATGAAAAAGTTTTGCACGTCACATCAGAGAATGGTAAAGTTTACTTGAGCATTCATTTTTCCGTCATTGAGGATATTGCCGTTGAACAGCCGCTCACGTGGGTTCCGCAGACGCCGGCTGAGACTGGCAAGCCATGA